The following proteins are encoded in a genomic region of Streptomyces collinus Tu 365:
- a CDS encoding peptidoglycan-binding domain-containing protein, whose product MSRSFEQHINWTVLPAGLSDDGSRVRVRVFVAPRLQPPDNGKATLARFPDFLDWPGKVTAATFEFATTLSEVPPPAPVAFTGQLRPQGPAPDTHLWQSIFQAGTQLERFPDDPTPPALRSYSTQGVSGYTRDVYARAAKDSPEAPPVTTEVLRDCSAAVKKDPRSRLEEAPAGGNGNGFVPAELQDLMEFHKPSKAAPSTGDGTPAGAQTLADGQPPAGGPPQAGQEKPPPPPAPPPTDFHTMLTSLGDHPELLQHLGLVLTFELTGLPESSGERLLTVLPHWDSALGSDSYDVACLTRYFFGDDPFHPDPAVPVRRIFVPAAAQAPGTGGPLAEPSRGLVPLAGQFTVEEADIDGAALKMLDVPENATGLSPVRTQGISLIQDARAARLGTEFRQAAGLHAAFRGVVQQQREQTSAQDPQSPQDPQGPQAPQSPHSAQSPQDPDDHGSPAAPPVLTAQDLIRGHRMDIWDEQRNAWFSLHAREVEYRQARGGPVLLRASDEGFFQAHLASSPSDPALHVPETLAVWRGWSLSAPFPGLVLDTDVGDPDAHRAPNPPVPLTNEAPPGLPLEITVKPADASLPTLRYGHRYRVRLRTVDLTGHGLDLAQADALMHLPGVAVPDPPLLFRRFEAVPGPAVVPRLQPAEGASTFRMVIRSSPGDQPPPAAAPGPAASLPRVSLANVRPRLTNDDVVVVQKALMALGHDLPHGADGKFFDHTTAAYAEEQRDQGFFGADADGTPGCLTLTELGLKCGFTVDCGPGSRGGPMPGGTAEQYAAQFNRTGLVTERGHAPYQGVDERHVVAPKTSLRCVEWHGLLDEAIGSTDHAVQNAVYALAVREKDSLDDPGPGVQLKPVPSPAADPEHPAVTALHTGEQVEMRGLPDPLARGAVLFGLPGVPAGQPFPVPWDGDVWHRPKSFRLRLAEGTAPPRFDAASRVLTVSLPQGATATVRVSSGIDFDADLMGMASWCTAPPEPKPGLAAPPEEVTEAGRTAERQKAERALELAAAGRHWMFTPWHELTLVHAVQKPLRTPVLNLFPPSPKNPRAEGATAEHLAGTIALDENSTGRVDLVADWTEVTDEGPDGRVTQHMTAPVFGLLTARAVRTGTPGEKPAVLQDGVLTFSTEAAEAEAAAGSTPLIGKHEFGDTKHRVVRYRPLAGSRFGDCFPPEFAEPGAGELTVRGAVSTHSVPSSAQPTAPRVLYCVPTLSLEEDHGKPGAIVRRRRGGGIRVYLGRPWYSSGDGELLGVVLGEPPGGDPASAQDAWVTLMGRDPLHRSAPVVAPAPEVFTNTVGAPEPLTLKTPNGPLPVTVVGFTPQFDRDEKDGRWFCDLELDTGDTCMPFVRLALVRYQPDSIPGHEASPVVLADLVRTLPDRELTVLPGRSLSVALTGPSWDPTGSRPPQITAALQRRHEAVGDADLGWVTLDDTVTPLVSVEAESTDRPTYRGRIAVPPAPGGAPLRLLVMETEGVPPDGPAPATPPGPVIYCDTVDLPPVHDDHDEPDDHENDDRHDRRGDGDDRRGRHGGGFHH is encoded by the coding sequence ATGTCCAGGTCTTTCGAACAGCACATCAATTGGACGGTCCTCCCGGCCGGGCTCTCGGACGACGGCTCCCGGGTGCGGGTGCGGGTGTTCGTCGCCCCCCGGCTGCAGCCCCCCGACAACGGGAAGGCGACGCTGGCCCGCTTCCCCGACTTCCTCGACTGGCCGGGGAAGGTCACGGCGGCCACCTTCGAGTTCGCCACCACGCTCAGCGAGGTGCCGCCGCCCGCACCCGTCGCCTTCACCGGTCAGCTCCGGCCGCAGGGCCCGGCTCCGGACACGCATCTGTGGCAGAGCATCTTCCAGGCCGGCACCCAGCTGGAGAGGTTCCCCGACGACCCGACCCCGCCGGCACTGCGCAGCTACTCGACGCAGGGGGTCAGCGGGTACACCAGGGACGTCTATGCAAGGGCGGCCAAGGACTCGCCCGAGGCACCACCCGTGACCACGGAGGTGCTGCGGGACTGCAGCGCCGCCGTGAAGAAGGACCCGCGGAGCCGTCTGGAAGAGGCTCCAGCAGGAGGGAACGGGAACGGATTCGTGCCCGCGGAACTGCAGGACCTGATGGAGTTCCACAAGCCCTCGAAAGCCGCCCCGTCCACGGGCGACGGGACGCCGGCCGGAGCGCAGACACTGGCCGACGGACAACCACCGGCCGGTGGACCGCCGCAGGCCGGGCAGGAGAAGCCTCCGCCACCGCCGGCCCCACCTCCCACCGACTTCCATACGATGCTCACGTCACTCGGTGACCATCCCGAACTGCTGCAGCACCTCGGACTGGTGCTGACCTTCGAACTGACCGGGCTCCCCGAGTCCTCGGGCGAGCGGCTGCTGACCGTCCTTCCCCATTGGGACTCGGCGCTGGGCTCCGACTCGTACGACGTCGCCTGCCTCACCCGCTACTTCTTCGGCGACGACCCCTTTCACCCGGACCCGGCCGTACCCGTCCGCCGCATCTTCGTCCCCGCGGCGGCGCAGGCGCCGGGCACGGGTGGCCCGCTCGCCGAGCCGTCCCGCGGGCTCGTCCCGCTCGCCGGGCAGTTCACCGTCGAGGAGGCGGACATCGACGGCGCCGCGCTCAAGATGCTGGATGTCCCCGAGAACGCCACAGGACTGTCCCCGGTGCGGACGCAGGGGATCTCGCTGATCCAGGACGCGCGCGCGGCGCGACTCGGTACGGAGTTCCGCCAGGCGGCCGGACTCCACGCGGCCTTCAGAGGCGTGGTCCAGCAGCAGAGGGAGCAGACGTCGGCGCAGGACCCGCAGAGCCCGCAGGACCCTCAGGGTCCACAGGCCCCCCAGAGCCCCCACAGCGCTCAAAGTCCCCAGGACCCGGACGACCACGGATCCCCGGCGGCCCCGCCCGTCCTCACCGCTCAGGACCTGATCCGCGGACACCGGATGGACATCTGGGACGAGCAGCGCAATGCCTGGTTCTCGCTGCACGCACGCGAGGTGGAGTACCGGCAGGCCCGCGGCGGACCGGTCCTGCTGAGGGCCTCCGACGAAGGCTTCTTCCAGGCCCATTTGGCTTCATCGCCGAGCGATCCGGCGCTCCACGTACCCGAGACGCTGGCCGTCTGGCGCGGCTGGTCCCTGTCCGCGCCCTTCCCGGGCCTGGTGCTGGACACCGACGTCGGGGACCCCGACGCTCACAGGGCCCCCAACCCCCCGGTACCACTTACCAACGAGGCGCCGCCAGGACTGCCGTTGGAGATCACGGTCAAGCCGGCGGACGCCTCCCTGCCGACCCTGCGCTACGGCCACCGGTACCGAGTACGGCTGCGCACCGTCGATCTGACGGGCCACGGGCTCGACCTCGCGCAGGCCGATGCCCTGATGCACCTGCCCGGCGTCGCGGTCCCCGATCCGCCGCTGCTCTTCCGGCGGTTCGAGGCCGTACCGGGCCCGGCGGTGGTACCGAGACTGCAGCCGGCCGAGGGCGCCTCCACCTTCCGGATGGTGATCCGCAGCAGCCCCGGGGACCAGCCGCCACCGGCTGCCGCGCCCGGCCCCGCGGCATCCCTCCCCCGAGTGTCGCTGGCCAATGTCCGGCCCAGACTGACGAACGACGACGTCGTCGTCGTCCAGAAGGCACTCATGGCCCTGGGCCACGACCTCCCGCACGGCGCGGACGGCAAGTTCTTCGACCACACGACGGCCGCCTACGCCGAGGAGCAACGGGACCAGGGCTTCTTCGGGGCCGACGCCGACGGCACACCCGGCTGCCTCACCCTGACCGAGCTGGGTCTGAAGTGCGGTTTCACCGTCGACTGCGGACCCGGATCGCGCGGGGGTCCGATGCCCGGCGGCACGGCGGAGCAGTACGCCGCGCAGTTCAACAGGACCGGGCTGGTCACCGAGCGGGGCCACGCTCCCTACCAGGGTGTCGACGAACGCCACGTGGTGGCGCCGAAGACATCGCTGCGGTGCGTGGAGTGGCACGGACTGCTGGACGAAGCCATCGGCTCCACCGACCACGCCGTACAGAACGCGGTCTACGCACTGGCCGTACGCGAGAAGGACTCCCTGGACGACCCCGGCCCGGGCGTACAGCTGAAGCCCGTCCCCTCACCGGCGGCGGACCCCGAGCATCCGGCGGTGACCGCCCTGCACACGGGGGAACAGGTCGAGATGCGAGGCCTTCCCGACCCGCTGGCCCGTGGGGCCGTCCTGTTCGGCCTGCCGGGGGTGCCCGCCGGGCAGCCCTTCCCCGTCCCCTGGGACGGCGACGTCTGGCACCGTCCCAAGTCCTTCCGGCTCAGGCTCGCCGAAGGAACCGCGCCGCCCCGCTTCGACGCGGCGTCCCGGGTGCTGACCGTGTCGCTGCCCCAGGGCGCCACGGCCACCGTCCGCGTGAGCTCCGGCATCGACTTCGACGCCGACCTCATGGGCATGGCGTCATGGTGCACGGCGCCCCCGGAGCCGAAACCCGGACTCGCGGCACCGCCGGAGGAGGTGACCGAGGCGGGGAGAACGGCCGAGCGGCAGAAGGCCGAGCGCGCGCTTGAACTCGCCGCGGCCGGCCGCCACTGGATGTTCACGCCCTGGCACGAGCTGACCCTCGTCCACGCCGTGCAAAAGCCCCTGCGGACCCCCGTGCTGAACCTGTTCCCGCCGTCTCCGAAGAACCCGCGCGCCGAAGGGGCGACGGCGGAGCACCTCGCCGGCACCATCGCACTGGACGAGAACAGCACGGGCCGCGTCGATCTGGTCGCCGACTGGACCGAGGTGACGGACGAGGGCCCCGACGGCCGCGTCACCCAGCACATGACCGCGCCGGTGTTCGGACTGCTGACGGCGCGGGCCGTCCGGACCGGCACGCCCGGCGAGAAGCCCGCCGTCCTCCAGGACGGCGTCCTGACCTTCAGCACCGAGGCGGCCGAGGCGGAGGCCGCGGCGGGCTCGACGCCACTTATCGGGAAGCACGAGTTCGGCGACACCAAACACCGCGTGGTGCGCTACCGCCCGCTGGCCGGCAGCCGGTTCGGCGACTGCTTCCCGCCGGAATTCGCCGAGCCCGGCGCGGGCGAACTGACCGTGCGCGGCGCCGTGAGCACCCACTCGGTGCCCAGCAGCGCGCAGCCCACGGCACCGCGCGTCCTGTACTGCGTCCCCACGCTCTCCCTGGAGGAGGACCACGGGAAGCCCGGCGCCATCGTCCGGCGACGGCGCGGTGGAGGCATCCGCGTGTACCTGGGCCGTCCCTGGTACTCCTCCGGAGACGGCGAACTGCTCGGCGTGGTCCTGGGCGAGCCGCCCGGCGGCGATCCGGCATCCGCGCAGGACGCCTGGGTCACCCTGATGGGCCGGGACCCCCTCCACCGCTCCGCGCCCGTCGTGGCCCCGGCCCCTGAGGTGTTCACCAACACGGTCGGGGCGCCCGAGCCGCTCACCCTGAAGACGCCCAACGGACCGCTGCCCGTGACGGTCGTGGGGTTCACCCCGCAGTTCGACAGGGACGAGAAGGACGGCCGCTGGTTCTGCGACCTCGAACTGGACACCGGCGACACCTGTATGCCCTTCGTCCGGCTCGCCCTGGTCCGGTACCAGCCCGACTCGATCCCCGGACACGAGGCCTCACCGGTCGTCCTCGCCGACCTCGTCCGCACCCTGCCCGACCGCGAACTGACGGTCCTCCCCGGCCGGTCGCTCTCGGTCGCCCTCACCGGCCCCTCCTGGGACCCGACCGGTTCCCGGCCTCCGCAGATCACGGCCGCGTTGCAGCGCCGGCACGAGGCCGTCGGCGACGCGGATCTCGGCTGGGTGACGCTGGACGACACCGTCACCCCCCTCGTGTCGGTGGAGGCGGAGTCGACCGACAGACCGACCTACAGGGGCCGGATCGCGGTACCGCCCGCGCCGGGCGGGGCACCTCTGCGGCTGCTGGTCATGGAGACCGAGGGCGTCCCGCCCGACGGCCCCGCCCCGGCCACGCCCCCGGGACCGGTGATCTACTGCGACACCGTCGACCTCCCGCCCGTGCACGACGACCACGACGAGCCCGACGACCACGAGAACGACGACCGGCAC